A stretch of Gossypium hirsutum isolate 1008001.06 chromosome A06, Gossypium_hirsutum_v2.1, whole genome shotgun sequence DNA encodes these proteins:
- the LOC107895442 gene encoding uncharacterized protein: MNNEVFLVYVIFDGEIVEGDIGCVFQGRQRVGLQFKKNVKLAEMKRKISAKVAIRCGRAMSKLFYKFPISTDPFKFCAMHLLDDDDLGTMMEIWWSTRSVNPQLVELFAELADLEPVENVSPISQHREFDFDLNVGWIGQLECGGTSQISKIPNYGGSSYNNPTLGPHLQIHPEVIISTETNVREMTNNGEDSDQDVEDFSDPDVDEFPDNIDDEGPEEVEDVHGPSFCNPSHGIILRNELGGNMLNVDPDAEHASEFPEYVDIVPAHRLESNSQFDELFIGQQFENKADCVFSIKQYSMKLSIDYKVAKFTPTLYIEECWRADDGCGWRVRATFIQRTQQWQIRKLEGCHTCTVACMSQDHRKLDAKSISNCIMPLVKDSPIIPVSTLIADMQARLQYRVSYRKAWWAKQMVMQQLYGDWDESYNELQSWISAMVEYVPGTVVDLQTLPYRGPNGELELGKRVFRRLFWTFDPCVRAFSHCKPVVQVDETWLYGKYTQILLIAVAQDGNENVLPIAFAIVESKNSES, encoded by the coding sequence atgaataatGAGGTGTTTTTGGTGTATGTTATTTTTGATGGTGAAATTGTAGAAGGTGATATTGGCTGTGTATTTCAAGGCCGGCAAAGAGTAGGTTTGCAATTCAAAAAAAATGTGAAGCTAGcagaaatgaaaaggaagattAGTGCGAAAGTAGCTATCCGTTGTGGAAGGGCGATGTccaaattattttacaagtttccaATCTCTACAGATCCGTTCAAATTTTGTGCGATGCATCTGTTAGATGATGATGACTTGGGCACTATGATGGAAATATGGTGGTCCACTAGGAGTGTGAACCCCCAACTAGTTGaattatttgctgagttagcagACTTAGAGCCTGTTGAGAATGTTAGCCCAATAAGTCAACATCGCGAATTTGATTTTGATCTTAATGTTGGATGGATAGGCCAATTAGAATGCGGTGGAACATCGCAGATATCCAAAATTCCTAATTATGGTGGGAGTTCGTACAACAACCCAACCCTCGGTCCCCATCTACAAATACATCCGGAGGTGATAATAAGCACTGAGACAAATGTCAGAGAAATGACCAATAATGGTGAAGATTCTGATCAAGACgttgaagattttagtgaccccGATGTTGATGAGTTTCCGGACAATATCGATGATGAAGGCCCAGAGGAGGTTGAAGATGTTCACGGCCCTTCATTTTGTAACCCGAGTCATGGTATTATTTTACGAAATGAACTTGGGGGCAACATGTTGAACGTAGATCCAGATGCAGAGCATGCATCCGAGTTCCCTGAGTACGTTGATATAGTACCTGCTCATAGATTGGAGTCAAATTCACAGTTCGACGAGTTGTTCATTGGGCAACAGTTCGAGAACAAGGCAGATTGTGTGTTTTCGATCAAACAATACAGCATGAAGTTGTCGATTGATTACAAGGTTGCCAAATTTACACCGACATTATACATTGAGGAATGTTGGAGAGCCGACGATGGGTGTGGTTGGCGAGTTCGTGCTACATTTATACAGAGGACTCAACAGTGGCAAATACGAAAATTAGAAGGGTGTCATACCTGTACTGTCGCATGCATGTCTCAAGACCACCGAAAATTGGATGCCAAAAGTATTAGCAACTGCATCATGCCACTAGTGAAAGATAGCCCAATCATTCCTGTGTCGACATTGATTGCAGACATGCAAGCTCGATTACAATACAGAGTGTCATACAGGAAAGCATGGTGGGCGAAACAAATGGTCATGCAACAATTGTACGGCGACTGGGATGAGTCATACAATGAACTTCAAAGTTGGATTTCAGCAATGGTAGAGTATGTCCCAGGAACTGTCGTGGACTTGCAAACGTTGCCTTATAGAGGCCCTAATGGAGAATTAGAACTGGGAAAAAGAGTGTTTCGTCGACTGTTCTGGACTTTCGATCCATGTGTTAGGGCCTTCTCCCACTGCAAACCGGTAGTGCAAGTTGATGAAACATGGCTTTATGGAAAATACACGCAGATACTTCTGATTGCAGTTGCACAAGACGGTAATGAAAATGTACTACCAATTGCTTTTGCCATCGTAGAGTCGAAGAACTCTGAATCATAG